The following proteins are co-located in the Hydrogenophaga sp. RAC07 genome:
- a CDS encoding efflux RND transporter permease subunit, whose amino-acid sequence MNVSAWSIKNPIPASMLFFMLTLAGLFSFSQMKVQNFPDLDVPNITVSASLPGAAPNQLENDVARVIENSLASLQGIKHITTKVQDGAVTITTEFRIEKNTQEALDDVRSAVAKVRGDLPADLREPIINKVELAGGAVLAYTVSSDKMDAEAISWFVENDISKLLLSVRGVGAINRVGGVDREVQVLLDPLKLQALGASAADVSRQLAKVQIESAGGRVDLGGSQQPLRTLSSLQSAEELSRLELSLSDGRRVRLDQIATIKDTVAEPTAAAFLNGKPVVGFEVARSRGASEIEVGNGVREKLKDLQAARPDLSITESFDFVTPVQEEFDGSMILLYEGAILAVLVVWLFLRDFRATVVSAVALPLSAIPAFIGMHYMGFTINVVTLLAMSLVIGILVDDAIVEVENIVRHMRMGKTPYQASMEAADEIGLAVIATTFALIAVFLPTAFMSGIPGKFFKQFGWTASFAVFASLVVARALTPMMAAYLLKPVVMAKDMPRWARSNRVAGAFWRWMTNQDEPAWLNTYQGWAAWCIRHRWFTMIGAGVFFVGSLMLIPLLPQGFIPPDDNSQTQVYIELPPGATLQQTVATAERARLLVMDVPHVKSVYTTIGSGSAGSDPFAPQGTAESRKAALTIQLDARGTRPRKQIIENQMRAAMSNLPGVRSKVGLGGSGEKYILTLTGNDAAALTAAATAIERDLRTIGGVGSVQSTASLVRTEISVTPDLARAADMGVTSSAIAETLRIATVGDYDTALPKMNLPQRQIPIVVKLDAAARGDLDLLARLAVPGSKGPVMLGQVATLSFGGGPAVIDRYDRARNINFEVELAGIALGDMKNAVEKLPSLRNLPPGVSVLEIGDAEVQGELFASFGLAMLTGVLCIYIVLVLLFKAFLHPVTILAALPLSLGGAFVALLLADKSFSMPSLIGLIMLMGVATKNSILLVEYAIEARREHGMNRLDAILDACHKRARPIVMTTIAMGAGMLPIAIGWGAADSSFRSPMAVAVIGGLITSTFLSLLVIPAVFTLVDDVSIWFAGLLGRKPPRPDAGEAVRA is encoded by the coding sequence ATGAACGTCTCAGCCTGGTCCATCAAGAATCCAATCCCGGCGTCGATGCTGTTCTTCATGCTGACGCTGGCGGGCCTGTTCTCGTTCAGCCAGATGAAGGTGCAGAACTTCCCCGACCTGGACGTGCCCAACATCACGGTGAGCGCCAGCCTGCCCGGCGCCGCGCCCAACCAGCTTGAAAACGACGTGGCGCGCGTCATCGAGAACAGCCTGGCCTCGCTGCAAGGCATCAAGCACATCACCACCAAGGTGCAGGACGGCGCGGTCACCATCACCACCGAATTCCGAATCGAGAAGAACACGCAGGAAGCGCTGGACGATGTGCGCTCGGCCGTGGCCAAGGTGCGCGGTGATTTGCCCGCCGACCTGCGCGAGCCCATCATCAACAAGGTGGAACTCGCCGGCGGTGCGGTGCTGGCCTACACCGTGTCGTCCGACAAGATGGACGCGGAAGCGATCTCGTGGTTTGTCGAGAACGACATTTCCAAGCTGCTGCTCTCGGTGCGCGGCGTGGGCGCCATCAACCGCGTGGGCGGGGTGGACCGCGAGGTGCAGGTGCTGCTGGACCCGTTGAAGCTGCAGGCGCTGGGCGCGAGCGCGGCCGATGTGTCGCGGCAGCTGGCCAAGGTGCAGATCGAGAGCGCCGGCGGCCGCGTGGACCTGGGCGGCAGCCAGCAGCCGCTGCGCACCTTGTCGTCGCTTCAATCGGCTGAGGAGCTGTCCCGGCTGGAGTTGTCGCTGTCGGACGGCCGGCGGGTTCGCCTGGACCAGATCGCCACCATCAAGGACACGGTGGCCGAACCCACGGCCGCGGCGTTTCTGAATGGCAAGCCGGTGGTGGGCTTTGAAGTGGCACGCAGCCGCGGCGCCAGCGAAATCGAGGTGGGCAACGGCGTGCGCGAAAAGCTCAAGGATCTGCAGGCCGCGCGGCCCGACCTGAGCATCACCGAATCGTTCGACTTCGTCACCCCGGTGCAGGAGGAGTTCGACGGTTCGATGATCCTGCTGTACGAAGGCGCCATCCTGGCCGTGCTGGTGGTGTGGCTCTTTTTGCGCGATTTCAGGGCCACCGTGGTCTCGGCCGTGGCGCTGCCGCTCTCGGCCATTCCGGCCTTCATCGGCATGCACTACATGGGCTTCACCATCAACGTGGTGACGCTGCTGGCCATGTCGCTGGTGATCGGCATTCTGGTGGACGATGCGATCGTGGAGGTGGAGAACATCGTGCGCCACATGCGCATGGGCAAGACGCCGTACCAGGCATCGATGGAGGCTGCCGACGAGATTGGCCTGGCGGTGATTGCGACGACTTTTGCGCTGATCGCGGTGTTCCTGCCCACGGCCTTCATGTCGGGCATTCCGGGCAAGTTCTTCAAGCAGTTCGGCTGGACCGCGTCGTTCGCGGTGTTCGCCTCGCTGGTGGTGGCGCGCGCACTCACGCCCATGATGGCGGCCTACCTGCTCAAGCCGGTCGTGATGGCCAAGGACATGCCGCGCTGGGCGCGCAGCAACCGGGTGGCCGGTGCGTTCTGGCGCTGGATGACCAACCAGGACGAACCGGCCTGGCTCAACACCTACCAAGGCTGGGCGGCGTGGTGCATCCGCCACCGCTGGTTCACCATGATCGGCGCCGGGGTGTTCTTCGTGGGCTCGCTGATGCTGATTCCGCTGCTGCCGCAGGGCTTCATTCCGCCCGACGACAACTCGCAGACGCAGGTCTACATCGAGCTGCCACCGGGCGCCACGCTGCAGCAGACCGTGGCGACGGCTGAGCGGGCGCGGCTGCTGGTGATGGATGTGCCGCACGTGAAGTCGGTCTACACCACGATCGGTTCGGGTTCGGCCGGCTCCGATCCGTTTGCGCCGCAGGGCACGGCCGAGTCGCGCAAGGCCGCGCTCACGATCCAGCTCGATGCGCGTGGCACGCGCCCGCGCAAACAGATCATCGAAAACCAGATGCGCGCGGCCATGTCCAACCTGCCGGGCGTGCGCAGCAAGGTGGGCCTCGGCGGCTCGGGTGAAAAATACATCCTGACGCTGACCGGCAACGACGCCGCCGCGCTCACCGCCGCAGCCACCGCGATCGAACGCGACCTGCGCACCATTGGCGGTGTGGGCAGCGTGCAGTCCACCGCGTCGCTGGTGCGAACCGAAATCAGCGTCACGCCCGACCTGGCCCGCGCCGCCGACATGGGCGTGACCAGCAGCGCGATCGCCGAGACGCTGAGGATTGCCACCGTGGGCGACTACGACACGGCCTTGCCCAAGATGAACCTGCCGCAGCGGCAGATCCCCATCGTGGTCAAGCTCGATGCCGCAGCGCGCGGCGACCTGGATCTGCTGGCCCGTCTGGCGGTGCCGGGCAGCAAGGGCCCGGTGATGCTGGGACAGGTGGCCACGCTCAGCTTCGGCGGCGGCCCGGCGGTGATCGACCGCTACGACCGCGCGCGCAACATCAACTTCGAGGTGGAGCTGGCCGGCATTGCGCTGGGCGACATGAAGAACGCGGTGGAGAAGTTGCCGAGCCTGCGCAACCTGCCGCCGGGCGTGTCGGTGCTGGAGATTGGCGACGCCGAGGTGCAGGGCGAGCTGTTCGCCAGCTTCGGCCTGGCAATGCTCACCGGTGTGCTGTGCATCTACATCGTGCTGGTGTTGCTGTTCAAGGCCTTCCTGCACCCGGTCACCATCCTGGCGGCGCTGCCGCTGTCGTTGGGCGGTGCGTTTGTGGCGCTGCTGCTGGCGGACAAGAGCTTCTCCATGCCCTCGTTGATCGGTCTGATCATGTTGATGGGGGTGGCCACGAAGAACTCGATCCTGCTGGTGGAGTACGCCATCGAGGCACGGCGCGAGCACGGCATGAACCGGCTCGACGCGATCCTGGACGCCTGCCACAAGCGCGCGCGCCCGATCGTGATGACGACGATTGCCATGGGGGCGGGCATGTTGCCGATTGCGATTGGTTGGGGTGCCGCCGACAGCAGTTTCCGCTCACCGATGGCGGTGGCGGTCATCGGCGGTCTGATCACATCGACCTTCCTCAGCCTCTTGGTGATCCCGGCGGTGTTCACGCTGGTCGACGATGTGTCGATCTGGTTTGCCGGGCTCTTGGGTCGCAAGCCACCTCGCCCTGACGCCGGGGAGGCTGTTCGCGCCTAG
- a CDS encoding efflux RND transporter periplasmic adaptor subunit, whose product MNATTSPSRKRWLWLAIALALVLLVVFWMFIKTPAAADDGAPAADAGPKPSLTVTVALPERSSLPIRLQANGNITAWQEASVGAELNGLRLASVNVNVGDVVRKGQVLAEFARETTQADSLQSRASLMQAEASFENAKADADRARSIQDSGALSASQVAQYLTQEKVARAQLEAAKAVLSATEIRLGNTKVLAPDDGVISARGATVGAVVSAGQELFRLVRQSRMEWRGEVTPSEVGRVQKGQEVKVTAASGLEISGRVRAIAPSADPQTRNILVFVDLPRNDQLKAGTFAKGFFELGQSDALTVPGESIVVRDGSNYVFVIDPQNKASQRKVQTGRRVGERVEVLEGVKADEPVAVQGAGFLNDADLVKVVK is encoded by the coding sequence ATGAACGCCACAACTTCCCCATCGCGCAAACGCTGGCTCTGGCTGGCCATCGCTCTGGCCCTGGTATTGCTGGTGGTCTTCTGGATGTTCATCAAGACGCCCGCGGCGGCCGATGACGGCGCGCCCGCCGCCGACGCAGGCCCCAAACCCTCGCTCACCGTGACGGTGGCCCTGCCCGAGCGCAGCAGCCTGCCGATCCGACTGCAGGCCAACGGCAACATCACCGCCTGGCAAGAGGCCAGCGTGGGCGCCGAACTCAACGGCCTGCGGCTGGCGTCGGTGAACGTGAACGTGGGTGATGTGGTGCGCAAGGGCCAGGTGCTGGCCGAGTTCGCGCGCGAAACCACGCAGGCCGACAGCCTGCAAAGCCGCGCCAGTTTGATGCAGGCCGAGGCCAGTTTCGAAAACGCCAAGGCCGACGCCGACCGCGCGCGTTCCATCCAGGACAGTGGAGCGCTCTCCGCGTCGCAGGTGGCGCAGTACCTCACGCAAGAAAAGGTGGCGCGCGCGCAGCTGGAAGCCGCCAAGGCGGTGCTGAGCGCGACCGAAATTCGCCTGGGCAACACCAAGGTGCTCGCGCCCGACGACGGCGTGATTTCGGCGCGCGGTGCCACCGTGGGCGCGGTGGTGAGTGCGGGGCAGGAGCTGTTCCGCCTGGTGCGCCAGAGCCGCATGGAATGGCGCGGCGAAGTCACGCCCAGCGAGGTGGGGCGCGTGCAAAAGGGACAGGAGGTGAAGGTCACGGCGGCCAGCGGGCTGGAGATCTCGGGCCGTGTGCGTGCGATTGCACCGAGCGCCGACCCACAGACGCGCAACATCCTGGTGTTTGTGGACCTGCCTCGCAACGACCAGCTGAAGGCGGGCACCTTTGCCAAGGGCTTCTTCGAACTGGGGCAGAGCGACGCGCTCACCGTGCCCGGCGAATCCATCGTGGTGCGCGACGGCAGCAACTACGTGTTCGTGATCGACCCGCAGAACAAAGCCAGCCAGCGCAAGGTGCAGACCGGGCGCCGCGTGGGCGAGCGGGTCGAGGTGCTCGAAGGCGTGAAGGCCGACGAGCCGGTGGCGGTGCAGGGCGCGGGCTTCCTGAACGACGCTGATCTCGTCAAAGTGGTGAAGTGA
- a CDS encoding efflux transporter outer membrane subunit — protein sequence MKHLLAVTACAALLGACSVTKPPAEMAVDLPSTWYAPPLAHQGSTQALTTWWSRFDDPVLTDWIHRAQAQSPTIATARAQVFAARATRFGVEAQNGPQVNAVANATRGITDPTIPLGTSLSAGLQASWAVGLWGESTARLGSAQAQQDAAGAGWHEARVLVASELAQLYFSQRLCREQLAVALRDRDSRAITAQNNSTSERAGLTAPAVAALARASGAESAARYRQQEETCERQVKSLTALTGVPEPEVRQRLAGAPALLASDRLENMLTVSAVPAEVIRQRPDVYRAQRELVAASEDVGVAKAALLPGLSLSGSLLRNRLSGGGTTATFNTWAIGPISLSLPLLGRDALRASTDSAQARYESAAIAYASTLRQAVAEVEQALVTLSSLREREASTVTAVAGYEQSLKGTEARYRVGLANLNELEEARRLKLNADSSAVSLQQERINAWIQLYVALGGGFDPVNNPNALKDPA from the coding sequence ATGAAGCACTTGCTTGCCGTGACGGCGTGCGCGGCACTGCTCGGCGCCTGCAGCGTGACCAAGCCGCCCGCCGAAATGGCTGTGGACTTGCCGTCCACCTGGTACGCGCCACCCCTGGCCCACCAGGGCAGCACGCAGGCACTCACCACCTGGTGGAGCCGGTTCGACGACCCGGTGCTCACCGACTGGATTCACCGCGCACAAGCTCAGAGCCCGACGATCGCGACGGCCAGAGCGCAGGTGTTTGCTGCCCGCGCGACGCGGTTCGGCGTGGAGGCGCAAAACGGGCCCCAGGTGAACGCGGTGGCCAACGCCACCCGTGGCATCACCGACCCGACCATTCCACTGGGTACCTCGCTGAGCGCGGGACTGCAGGCTTCGTGGGCGGTCGGGCTCTGGGGCGAGAGCACCGCCCGCCTGGGCAGCGCACAGGCGCAGCAAGACGCGGCGGGAGCTGGCTGGCACGAGGCCCGGGTGCTGGTGGCGTCCGAACTGGCACAGCTCTATTTTTCGCAGCGCCTGTGCCGTGAACAGCTCGCGGTGGCCCTGCGCGACCGCGACTCGCGCGCCATCACGGCGCAGAACAACAGCACCTCCGAGCGCGCCGGCCTCACCGCACCGGCGGTGGCTGCGCTGGCGCGCGCCAGTGGCGCGGAGAGTGCTGCGCGCTACCGGCAACAGGAAGAGACCTGCGAGCGGCAGGTGAAGTCGCTCACCGCGCTCACCGGCGTGCCCGAGCCCGAGGTGCGCCAGCGTCTGGCCGGCGCGCCGGCCTTGTTGGCGTCGGACCGTCTGGAGAACATGTTGACGGTGAGTGCCGTGCCCGCCGAGGTGATCCGCCAGCGGCCCGATGTCTACCGCGCGCAGCGCGAACTGGTGGCCGCGAGCGAAGACGTGGGTGTGGCCAAGGCTGCGTTGTTGCCCGGCCTGTCGCTCTCCGGCAGCCTGTTGCGCAACCGGCTTTCGGGTGGTGGCACCACGGCCACCTTCAACACCTGGGCCATTGGCCCGATCAGCCTGAGCCTGCCTCTGCTGGGCCGTGATGCCCTGCGCGCCAGCACCGACAGCGCGCAGGCGCGCTACGAATCGGCAGCCATCGCGTACGCGAGCACCCTGCGCCAGGCCGTGGCCGAAGTGGAGCAGGCCCTGGTCACCCTCTCCAGCTTGCGCGAGCGCGAGGCGTCCACGGTGACCGCGGTGGCCGGCTACGAGCAGTCGCTCAAGGGCACCGAAGCGCGCTACCGCGTGGGACTGGCCAACCTCAACGAGCTGGAAGAAGCGCGCCGCCTCAAGCTCAATGCCGACAGCAGCGCGGTGAGCCTGCAGCAAGAACGCATCAACGCCTGGATCCAGCTCTACGTCGCACTGGGCGGCGGCTTTGATCCCGTGAACAACCCCAACGCACTCAAAGACCCCGCATGA